Part of the Synergistaceae bacterium genome is shown below.
GAACTTCACTAGGCTTGCGTCTGTGCACACAAATACCTTCTTCTTGCCGCGCGCCTTGAGGTCGGCAGGGATGTTCTCAATTGCTCCTTTACCGTGATACGATATGTTGTTGAGTACTATACGACTTACCATTAACATAGTTCCTCCTTATGCTAAATAAC
Proteins encoded:
- a CDS encoding iron-containing alcohol dehydrogenase codes for the protein MVSRIVLNNISYHGKGAIENIPADLKARGKKKVFVCTDASLVKFGVSKKVTDLLDKAGIAYEVYSDIKPNPTIENVQNGVAAFKKAGA